From the genome of Trichoplusia ni isolate ovarian cell line Hi5 chromosome 26, tn1, whole genome shotgun sequence, one region includes:
- the LOC113505723 gene encoding acrosin-like, producing MAATIAVPTRKSLSSNRAKVVPLPRPTTVLNSTINTADSWEPYVVKSGLQNRVRPMFKLGACVTLRSFSKKFSTSQMARAPTPKSTPPPAAPAAPAAPAPPPAKKPPAPTKTPGQEPQKLSSTAGAEGKIIAGQSDLFYYDPYY from the exons ATGGCGGCTACCATCGCCGTCCCGACTAGGAAAAGTCTGTCCAGTAACAGGGCGAAGGTTGTCCCTTTGCCTAGACCGACCACGGTCCTCAACTCGACGATCAACACTGCCGATAGTTGGGAACCGTATGTCGTGAAGTCAGGACTCCAGAACAGAGTTAGGCCGATGTTCAAACTCGGAGCTTGTGTTACTTTGAGGTCGTTTTCGAAGAAG ttttccaCATCCCAAATGGCTAGAGCGCCTACACCGAAGTCCACTCCGCCGCCGGCTGCCCCCGCGGCCCCGGCGGCCCCGGCGCCTCCCCCGGCGAAGAAGCCCCCGGCCCCCACCAAGACCCCCGGCCAGGAACCCCAGAAGCTCTCGTCCACTGCCGGGGCTGAAGGGAAGATTATCGCCGGTCAGTCCGATCTGTTCTACTACGACCCTTATTATTAA